The candidate division KSB1 bacterium genome segment GCGCAGCTCGGGGTTGTCGAGTATGAGAATGCCCTCGAGCACGATGACGTCATGCGGGCCGGTGCGCCGGGTTTCCGGCCGGCGCGTGTGCGTGGTGAAATCATAGATCGGGATGTCGACGGAATGGCCGCTCAACAGCTCCTTGATGTGGCGGACCAGCAGCTCGGTGTCGATCGACGAGGGATGGTCGAAATTGTAGGTGGCGCGCTCCTCGAGGGACAGATGGTTGAGATTGCGGTAGTAGGAATCCTGCTCGATGATGACGACGCGATCACTGCCGAGCTGGCCAACGATTTTCTGCGTGACCATGGTCTTGCCGGAGCCGGAGCCGCCGGCAATGCCGATCAAGATGCCTCGTTTTGTCCAATTCTTATGCATGGTTGAACATGTGCTCGTCAAAAGCCTCGGGCAGCAGGTCTTTCAGTTTGAACCGGCGCGTTGCGCCGGCACGGTTGACCAAAATGACCTCGAGATCGCGGCCGTAATCCCACAGCACTTGCCGGCACGCCCCGCAGGGTGTGGTGAAATCCTCGGTGTCAGCCGCCACCGCCACACAGCAGAAGTCCCGTTCGCCTTCCGAAAGGGCCTTGAAGAGCGCCACCCGTTCCGCGCAGCAGGTCAGGCCGTACGAGCTCGACTCGATGTTGCAGCCGTCATAGATGCGCCCGCTGCGCGTGGCAATGGCGGCGCCCACGTGGAACTTAGAATAGGGCGCCAGTGCCCTGGCTTTGGCGCGCACGGCCGCCGCGAGCAATTCCTGGACGTCTGCGTTCATGCCCTGTCCTCGTTCCGGTCCCGCGTTTGTTCGGCGAAAAAAAATCCGAGCCCAAGCGGACCCGGATTCAAAATTTTCAAACAAAATTGGCACGGCGCATTGGCGGTCTCCGGCCTTCAGAATGGCAGATCTTCCGCGGGCTCCGCGGCCGCGGGCGGCACATAGTCATCACCGGGGGGTGGAATTTCGGGGCCGCCGCCCGCCTCGGCCCCATCGCCTTTACGGCCGAGAAACTGCACATTGAGCGCGACCACCTCGGTGATGTAACGTTTCTGGCCCTTGTCATCATCCCAGGAGCGGGTCCGCAGCCGGCCCTCGACATAGACCAGTTGCCCCTTCTTGAGATAC includes the following:
- the udk gene encoding uridine kinase; this translates as MHKNWTKRGILIGIAGGSGSGKTMVTQKIVGQLGSDRVVIIEQDSYYRNLNHLSLEERATYNFDHPSSIDTELLVRHIKELLSGHSVDIPIYDFTTHTRRPETRRTGPHDVIVLEGILILDNPELRELMDIKVYVDTDADLRFIRRLKRDTTERGRTVQSVIEQYEKSVRPMHLQFVEPSKRYADLIIPEGGYNLVAIDLLRTKIAALLKERQS
- the cdd gene encoding cytidine deaminase, whose product is MNADVQELLAAAVRAKARALAPYSKFHVGAAIATRSGRIYDGCNIESSSYGLTCCAERVALFKALSEGERDFCCVAVAADTEDFTTPCGACRQVLWDYGRDLEVILVNRAGATRRFKLKDLLPEAFDEHMFNHA
- a CDS encoding single-stranded DNA-binding protein; translated protein: MASRGLNKVMLIGHAGRDPEIKYTPGGLAVATFSVATNDSYKDKDGKQQDRTEWHRIVTFGRTAEVMGEYLKKGQLVYVEGRLRTRSWDDDKGQKRYITEVVALNVQFLGRKGDGAEAGGGPEIPPPGDDYVPPAAAEPAEDLPF